One Streptomyces sp. ML-6 genomic region harbors:
- a CDS encoding SRPBCC domain-containing protein, with protein MTESTREGIDITRVLAAPRNRVFEAWTTPEHFAAWYGGEAEVPLDRVAMDVRPGGSWSLVIVVPGTEMPFHGVYREVVAPERLVFTLKDATAPDDIEGETVTATFADRGDGTTEMVFRQRGGNLTAEQYAAAEDGWEAFFDALAARLASSS; from the coding sequence ATGACCGAGTCAACACGCGAGGGCATCGACATCACCCGCGTCCTCGCCGCCCCGCGAAACCGCGTCTTCGAGGCGTGGACGACGCCCGAGCACTTCGCGGCCTGGTACGGCGGCGAGGCCGAGGTGCCGCTCGACCGGGTGGCGATGGACGTCCGGCCGGGCGGCTCCTGGAGCCTGGTCATCGTGGTGCCGGGCACGGAGATGCCCTTCCACGGGGTCTACCGCGAGGTGGTCGCGCCCGAGCGCCTGGTGTTCACGCTCAAGGACGCCACCGCGCCCGACGACATCGAGGGCGAGACCGTCACCGCCACCTTCGCCGACCGCGGCGACGGGACCACCGAGATGGTCTTCCGGCAGCGCGGGGGCAACCTCACGGCTGAGCAGTACGCGGCGGCCGAGGACGGCTGGGAGGCGTTCTTCGACGCGCTCGCGGCCCGGCTCGCGTCCTCCTCCTGA